Proteins encoded together in one Diabrotica undecimpunctata isolate CICGRU chromosome 3, icDiaUnde3, whole genome shotgun sequence window:
- the LOC140435785 gene encoding uncharacterized protein, with amino-acid sequence MERKNRESNLEARAFLVSDAQLRPRLTRAKSGLGLPLRKRKGPKKLLLRVATLNVGNMSGKGRELTDFMQRKIGVLCLQETRWKGKKSRDLGDGCTLIYSSSNSHGRNGVGIILNNE; translated from the coding sequence ATGGAAAGAAAGAATAGAGAAAGCAACTTAGAGGCTAGGGCGTTCCTCGTAAGCGACGCTCAGTTGCGGCCTCGCCTGACCCGTGCGAAAAGTGGGCTAGGGCTACCCCTTAGAAAACGGAAGGGGCCAAAGAAGTTACTCCTGAGAGTTGCAACTCTCAACGTCGGAAACATGTCAGGTAAAGGAAGAGAGCTCACCGATTTCATGCAGAGAAAGATTGGTGTACTTTGTCTGCAGGAAACTCGTTGGAAAGGTAAGAAGTCGAGAGATCTTGGAGATGGATGCACGTTAATATATAGTAGTTCGAACAGTCACGGCAGAAATGGAGtaggtattattttgaacaacGAATAG